The genomic window AAGTTAAGCTGCAGAGCACTAAAGGGCTGCCTCACTTAACGCTTCTCTCCATTCTCTATCATCTCCAAGCAAGCCAAGGGCTTGACAGGCAGAGCGAAATGTTGCATGAACAACACCATGCACCGACCTAATCTCTTTATAATTTCTTGGGCCCTTAACCACGTTTAAAAGCATTCTTAAGTAATAAAGTTCGCCGGCACTTGGGTGGATATAAACCACCCTGCCTATACGATTCCCTTGCTTTCGTCTCGACCAAAACTTATCTTTTGGATGCCACACCCATTTAGTCGGAAACTCTGCATATGTAAGTTCGCGATCATCGTCATTACCTAGGTTGGTCTCCATCCATGATGTAAACATTGTTTTATCAATATTAGGACGTCTCAAGACATCTTCTAGATTTTGCCCACcatgatatataatattattcatCATAGGCAAGTGAACGGCCAATCTTTCGACAGATGGTTCTCTAAAGTGAATGTCGAAATCAAATAACCTCCAAACAGCCTCATATGCGGATAAATACCGACAATCCAAATATTGCTTAATTTCATCTACTTGATTGTACCGGGCTCCGGAGCTAGAAGCCCCTTGagtaatattattttctataacaACAGTAGATCGATCCGGACCTTTGTTAACATATTTGAACAAATACTTTATAAGCCTCGATTTATTACACCACTCAACATTGATATGAGCCTGATATTTCAAAACTAATGTAACATTGTGAGGAACAACAAATCTATTATCAAGTTCGATACCGCTTTTAATAGCAATCCTGTGATCATTGCGCCTCCTATACACAGGAAAACCATCATCACTTATTACAGTTTCACTTTTATACTCCTTTGGAAAATGTTTCGAGCATCGACCTTTTATCATACATGGTGCTGATGGCTTTGCTAGACCGCACGGACCGTGCATCATAAAGTTGACAATACTCGCGTAACTATTTGGATTAGTAGTCTTATCAGGTATCTCTGCTGAAATAATTGAATCAATTTCAGAATTTGTTAAGCGTTTGTGATCAGTATGCAACCATACTAAGATATGTGCATGCGGGAGCCCTCTTTTCTGAAACTCCACTGTATACCGATCTGTGAGAAACGAAagaattgtaaaaaaaattttaactaataaaTAGCATTCAGTTCGTTAAAATTAGTAACGACCATGTACCAGCAATTATTTTTCCGAAGAATTCGTATTTCCTGATATCAGTCATCAATGCTTCCAATTTCATCTTAAAAACTCTACTAACAATATCCGGTCTATCTTCTGGTCGTTGCCCAGGAATAAATTGCAAGGCTTCACGTATTTCTTGCCATTGTGCATTACAGGTAAATGTTATAAACAAATCAGGAGGGCCGCAATGTCGACATATGGCAATAGCATCTTGGTAATTTTGAACCATATACCGTGGGCCAGCTGTAAAACTTGAGGGTAGTATAACTCGTTTCCCAATTGCATTACCGTCCACATCACCCTCAACAACAGCATCCTTAATACCTTTATATATTTCAGATCGCAAATTTGTCTGGTTGTTTCTAATATAGGCAAGCCTTTCTTCTTCAACGCATGAGAATGCATCTACTATATATTGTTGGAAAAGCTTGCCACCACGTATTAAGGTTTTTCCTTCCCCATCTCTATTTTGTATTCTGTACACGTAAAACTCGCGCATTGTAACACATTGCCTCGAGTTTGTCTTCCTACGCGAGTTCTCACTACATTTAATACCCAGCCTAAAACCATCTTCACCATATGGAAAAAGTATTGGATATTGCATTGCCATGAAAGATGGATGTAAATCGCTAATACGTTTCAAACCATGAGTTTTGTGTTCAACTATGATATCACGTTGCCGATCGGCACAACCAAGGTCGCCAATTATCAGGCCAGCAATTTCAGCACACGATGGAGGATTATACTGAGTTGGACAGTTTATTCGCGAACCAATCAATTGCAATCTGATAGGTAAATAATCACTTGCTTGAAAACGATCTCTAACCATCTGAAACGCTTTAACGATTTCATTTCTGACGTCAAACATCTTTAGTAAATcggaaataatatttttatcgaTATTCGAAAGGCCCCCGCCTACATCATCGAACGCTTGCATCCTATTATCTATTTTGTGCTCAGTGTCATAAATATATAGCTGAGCAAATTTAGGACGTTGACCATCAAGGGGTAGTAGAGAGCCCATTACATGGTGATTTTGGCCactaattctaaaaatatacGGTCCTGGTCTCTTATTAATCTGAGAATCTATTTTTCCACCTATGGAGGTGAAGGCAAACATAGAGTTGTAGACCCTAATATTTTCACGAAATTTAGTAGCTGCGCGAGAACCTTGGTAATCTAACAAACTATCCAACATATTTGGCGTTTTTTCTAGCGGTGGCAAGCAAATCCGGCCTTCTTGGCAGCATAGAGAAAATCTTGGGACAGCTTCATTTCGACATTTATAAATTCTTTCGTTGTACCATAATAAAGCTGAACATGATTGGCATTTATATTCAGGTTTTCCTAAGTAGAGTTGTTCTACTTGTGTACTGGAACTGCCGTCACCTCGTCCACTTGTGGCACCGTAGGTGATAGAGCCATGGGTACTCACCAAAGGGAAGATAGTATTTCTACGTTGGTTCAAAATAATCCTCCGCCTTTTCCTATTCTCTCTACATTGGAGCGATCTATTAAGACAATCATCAAGGAGAATAACATTTATATGTCGTGTGGCGCACTGGCGGGCAATATTTCTACGATGATTAAGTATGAGACGCCTTCTCTTCCTATTTTCTCTACATATTTCGGATGCATCCATTCAACTCTGGGTGTAAAAAAAGTGTAAGGGTGACACACCGTAACaaattgaagagaaaaagaTGGAAGTAGTAGTGAGTACCTCAATACGAAACAACAGTAGACACCCTCAAGTAGCTATAGGGATCACACAGTAGAAAACCTGTACATATACCATTGTTAATGACAAAGTTGAgcaatttacaaattttgagcACTTTATGTATACATGTAGATACACCAATGGTAGAACAGGAGTGAGGCACTACGCTACTGCACTGTGAGTAACATGCAACATTAAGATGTTACCTAAAAACTGAGCATGAAATTTGCAAATTTCGGCAAGCGAGAGGTCCTACGTCGACGGAAGCTCACAAATGAGGTAGGTAACTGCGGTTACATTGAAAGTAGATGAGAAgaaattgagaaataaaatatgtaaaattttggTGAGAACTCAAAACGAcgaaataaagaagaaaaaagtataagaaaCAAAGATTGGAGTAATTAAAACCGGTAGAGCGAAGTAAGAAAAAGAAGCAGAGAAGgaaaacattttttaaaattccgaACAAAATCGTAGGGACTTGGAAGGCTCAGGCAAAACAACAATTCAATcccaataaaatatataaagatagaGACCATCAGTGATAGGTAGGATTGAATATGTTAGCTATATTTGCCAAGTGCAAGTGGTTGCCTTAGAAAAAGGCCTTCCTTACTCGATGCACTTGTTTTATCATCACTGCCTTACCAATCTAGGACAATAGGGAGAAGGTAAAAAATAGCGGACAAAATTACACTGAAAGTCTAAAGATAAGAGTGAGGGCACATACCATGCCTATAAATGTGCTCATCTTAATACTACAAAACATGGAGCGAAGAAAACGGAAAAACAAAAATGTAAATAACAATTTATTAATAAGAGTAGCGAGAAAAGTAGACGAAAGTTTTATTTAGTGGAGAGGTTAAAAAGATGGAATAAAACAAAAGGGATTAAGAGAAGCAGAGAGGGTAAACATTTTTCCTTAAATGTAAGGTAAAacgaaaattcaattttaagcAAAGACAGTACATTAGCTATGGTAGCCAAGTGCAATTATTCTGTAAAGTTAGGAAGGAGGTAAAAATAGATGAAAAGAAAGTAGGCAGGTAAAGAGCATGAAATTCGCAAACCATCACCCCATCTATCTAAGGAGAGGAAGTAAGAAAGTCTTTCTATTCTTAATTCTGTAAAAGAACACCAAACCAAGTTAGAAAAGGTTCCATTCATTAAGGTTTAGGCCCATTTAATCATATTTATATGCTCGGCCATTTTTTATGGGCTCAATATGCAGGCCCATTTAATCAAATTCAATGCCTTATTATTACTGGGGTAGGTTTAACTACTTTTCATGGTTGGGCTGGGCCCCAATAGCATTTGCTCTAACCTAAGAAGAGGTGTGGTATACACCCCTCACCTTCTTTTCCCCCATTTTAGCCTtgataccttttctttttcccctcgGCAAAAAAATGCACGAAGGCCCCCTCAAGTATTGAACTTCTGTGATATAGACCCatcgactttttttttctttttttaaaaaattagattctgATACATTTTTTAATGGGCCCTTAATTGGCCCGTTAAGACCCATTTTTACTGTACAGCGTACCATTTTCCAATTATTGGGCCAGATTTGGCCTATCTCTGATTTTCtgactttacctaaaatggatCCAATAAGAGCCCGGTAAGACATGGGCCGAAATTATATTCATAAAATTATCAACGTAAATTCCAATCCAACATGGAAGTATAGAGCCCTTGTATacaattctcaaaaaaataactaaaattaggGAGCAAAtcaaatagctaaataaattaattaaaagcatGGAAATATCAACAGCAAgagtatataaatatttaaggaAAGACCAaacaggggaaaaaaagaatttatattCACTAATCTAGCATGGAAGTATAGAACCATTTCATATAATTATCACAAACATAAGTAAAATTAGGGAGCAactcaaataattaaataaattaattaaaagcatGGAAACATCAACAGCAAAATTAGTAACATGTTAGTACGTGACAGCCCCTGAACCAAAAGCATGAAAATATCAACAGCACGGAAATATCAAAAGCATGGAACCATCTCCTTCCTTCTTTACTTCTATTCCGACCACCGGGCCGCTCTTTACTTCTATTCCGACGACCGGGCAGTTCCGGCTCGCTCGGGACCACGCGATTAGCAGTGTGGTTAATGCTTCATCCATATTACTTATTGTTGAGTTTGACTTTTATGTGTTTCATTATTGAAGGTCCTACTACTAAACCATATTATGTAAGAAGGATGGTTAGTCATGAAGTTTTCTTGTTCCTGCATATGTACTTGCAATTCGCATACATTAGTAACGTGTTAAGTAATTAGCCTCCAGTTAGACATCAGATAGAAAAATATCTAAACACTATAAAAGACTGGGATTAGAAGAAAGCTAACAGGAATAGTTTAAAGAAATAAAGTAACTATAAGTGGAAGAGTACAAAGCACAACCAAAAGTTAGTTCAAACAGCAGAACCCAAAGTTACACAGACAGAATAGAGctaaagaagaaaggagaacAGACACAGCTAGCTTTGTTCAGGACAGAAGCATAGCGCAAACCAAAATAGTAAGTCCAAACCAAAACAGAGAACCCAACGTAAAAAGGTCCGCGAGCTAAGCGGGTTGGTTAGACATGGCGTCAGATGGATTGGCAGTAGTAGGCGGTGGTTCAACAGTAAGGCGGTTCAGCGCGTCGTGGCACTCCCCGATAGCTTGGCGCAACATGACCCTCTCGTTGATGTATTCGTTCTTTTGTGCAAGCGTGGTCAGGTAGCATTCCTTCAGGATATTGTACTCCCGCGTCAGATTATTGAACTGTGAAAACAACAGAGCGTAATCAGTCAGTTGGTGATCATACAAACTTTTGTAGACGACCGAGTCTTCGTAGTTAACATCCTGCACTTGCAAATCGCACTCATCCTTCAGCCTCCTTAGAGCCCGACGCACAACATCCTGCTCAGCAGCAGCGTAAGTAGGGAAGGGTGTGCTCTCACACCGGACCGTTTCAGTGACAGTTTCGGTCCGGGGAATCTGCAGATCCATGGAGCTAACGAACTGCCCATCCGAGTTCGAAGCCGCCACGAAATGAGGCACCGCTAGGTGTAGCTGCTCGCAAACCTCGTGCAGCAGCCTAGTGTAAGATAGGTGGATAGTCAGCATGGAGCGAACTGCAAAGAAACAGAAATCAGTAGAAATGTCAGCAAAGAGTTAAATAACCAGGCAAAGGAATAAAATAACTGCAGGCAACGAACAATCATTAAAGGGGAACAGCcggaaaatgcaaaaaaaaaagggaaaaagagaaccTCAGGCTGAAGAGGCGCCACTTTAAAAGGAGGTAAAAATCAGGTGCCAGAAAGTAAGTAGCAAGGGATGGAcatgtttattttctttttgcatttacGAACAAACCGGTAACAGACCCAAGGGATTATGAGGGGAaagaacaaatttaaaaaacagAGGTAACTTGAAAGTTGGAAGAAACGGAGAAGAATGGTAAACTGCAGAGGAAAGTTTAAAAAAGGGAGAGGCTCAGGGAGGGAAATGAGGCTTctggaaaaaaggaaaaaggaatgCTCAGTAAAGGCCGCAGAACAGGACCAATGTATAAAACCGTCACCGAACGAAGGCCAGTAGGTGGTTGCCTCTAAACAGACCGTCCAACCTGTTGCTGGCATCAGGTAGGTGTACCGATGTGTGCATCCGACCAGCAGGTGGTTGTCTCTGAACAGGCCGTCCAAACCGCTGTTGACTTCGGAAAAGTCGGAACAATGTCTGCGTACTTGGTGAGCATTGGTGCATAAGCTATCCTTGCAATACGGAACCAGAGGCACGCCCAATCTATACCTCTTTCTGTATCA from Ananas comosus cultivar F153 linkage group 23, ASM154086v1, whole genome shotgun sequence includes these protein-coding regions:
- the LOC109727892 gene encoding uncharacterized protein LOC109727892 isoform X1, whose translation is MPATVRSMLTIHLSYTRLLHEVCEQLHLAVPHFVAASNSDGQFVSSMDLQIPRTETVTETVRCESTPFPTYAAAEQDVVRRALRRLKDECDLQVQDVNYEDSVVYKSLYDHQLTDYALLFSQFNNLTREYNILKECYLTTLAQKNEYINERVMLRQAIGECHDALNRLTVEPPPTTANPSDAMSNQPA
- the LOC109727892 gene encoding uncharacterized protein LOC109727892 isoform X3, with the translated sequence MPATVRSMLTIHLSYTRLLHEVCEQLHLAVPHFVAASNSDGQFVSSMDLQIPRTETVTETVRCESTPFPTYAAAEQDVVRRALRRLKDECDLQVQDVNYEDSVVYKSLNAT
- the LOC109727892 gene encoding uncharacterized protein LOC109727892 isoform X2; the protein is MLTIHLSYTRLLHEVCEQLHLAVPHFVAASNSDGQFVSSMDLQIPRTETVTETVRCESTPFPTYAAAEQDVVRRALRRLKDECDLQVQDVNYEDSVVYKSLYDHQLTDYALLFSQFNNLTREYNILKECYLTTLAQKNEYINERVMLRQAIGECHDALNRLTVEPPPTTANPSDAMSNQPA